One segment of Pan paniscus chromosome 20, NHGRI_mPanPan1-v2.0_pri, whole genome shotgun sequence DNA contains the following:
- the DUS3L gene encoding tRNA-dihydrouridine(47) synthase [NAD(P)(+)]-like isoform X2: MLGIVVFRSLTCAGTFLTEPDNCFAQHFGQYLTTKEQFHQFLEAKGQEKTCRETEVGDPAGNELAEPEAKRIRLEDGQTADGQTEEAAEPGEQPQTHKRARGQNKGRPHVKPTHYDKNRLCPSLIQESAAKCFFGDRCRFLHDVGRYLETKPADLGPRCVLFETFGRCPYGVTCRFAGAHLGPEGQNLVQEELAARGTQPPSIRNGLDKALQQQLRKREVRFERAEQALRRFSQGQLPGPTPAAAVPEGTAAEGAPRQENCGAQQVPAGPGTSTPPSSPVRTCGPLTDEDVVRLRPCEKKRLDIRGKLYLAPLTTCGNLPFRRICKRFGADVTCGEMAVCTNLLQGQMSEWALLKRHQCEDIFGVQLEGAFPDTMTKCAELLSRTVEVDFVDINVGCPIDLVYKKGGGCALMNRSTKFQQIVRGMNQVLDVPLTVKIRTGVQERVNLAHRLLPELRDWGVALVTLHGRSREQRYTKLADWQYIEECVQAASPMPLFGNGDILSFEDANRAMQTGVAGIMIARGALLKPWLFTEIKEQRHWDISSSERLDILRDFTNYGLEHWGSDTQGVEKTRRFLLEWLSFLCRYVPVGLLERLPQRINERPPYYLGRDYLETLMASQKAADWIRISEMLLGPVPPNFAFLPKHKANAYK, encoded by the exons ATGCTGGGAATTGTAGTTTTTCGCAGCCTAACGTGCGCAGGGACGTTCTTGACTGAACCTGATAATTGTTTCGCGCAACACTTTGGACA ATACCTCACCACCAAGGAGCAGTTTCACCAATTCCTGGAAGCcaaagggcaggagaagactTGCCGGGAAACCGAGGTAGGAGACCCTGCTGGCAATGAGCTGGCTGAGCCTGAGGCTAAGCGGATCCGACTGGAGGATGGACAGACGGCGGACGGGCAGACGGAGGAGGCAGCAGAGCCCGGGGAGCAGCCACAGACTCACAAGAGGGCCCGGGGACAAAACAAGGGCCGGCCCCATGTGAAGCCCACGCACTACGACAAGAACAGGCTGTGTCCCTCCCTAATCCAG GAGTCGGCTGCTAAGTGTTTCTTCGGTGATCGCTGCCGCTTTCTGCACGACGTGGGGCGCTACCTGGAGACCAAGCCGGCTGACCTGGGCCCCCGCTGTGTGCTCTTCGAGACCTTCGGCCGGTGCCCCTATGGCGTGACCTGCCGCTTCGCTGGGGCCCACCTGGGGCCCGAGGGACAGAACCTGGTGCAGGAGGAGTTGGCGGCCCGCGGGACCCAGCCCCCGTCCATCCGCAACGGCCTGGACAAAGCCCTGCAGCAGCAGCTGCGGAAGCGCGAAGTCCGCTTCGAGCGAGCTGAGCAGGCCCTGCGCCGGTTCAGCCAGGGCCAGCTGCCGGGCCCCACACCCGCTGCCGCTGTCCCCGAGGGCACGGCAGCCGAGGGTGCTCCCAGGCAGGAAAACTGTGGTGCCCAGCAGGTCCCCGCAGGGCCGGGCACTAGCACCCCTCCCAGCAGCCCCGTGCGGACCTGCGGGCCCCTGACGGATGAGGACGTGGTCAGGCTGCGGCCCTGTGAGAAGAAGCGG CTGGACATCCGTGGCAAACTTTACCTGGCCCCCCTCACCACG TGTGGGAACCTGCCCTTCCGACGGATCTGCAAGCGCTTCGGGGCGGATGTGACATGTGGAGAGATGGCCGTCTGCACCAACCTGCTGCAGGGCCAGATGTCCGAGTGGGCCCTACTCAAACGCCACCAGTGTGAGGACATCTTTGGCGTCCAG CTGGAGGGCGCCTTCCCTGACACCATGACCAAGTGTGCCGAGCTGCTGAGCCGCACTGTGGAGGTGGACTTTGTGGACATCAACGTCGGCTGCCCCATCGACCTCGTGTACAAGAAG GGTGGGGGCTGTGCCCTCATGAATCGCTCCACCAAGTTCCAGCAGATCGTCCGTGGCATGAACCAG GTGCTGGATGTGCCGCTGACTGTGAAGATCCGCACAGGCGTCCAGGAGCGTGTGAACCTGGCGCACCGCCTGCTGCCCGAGCTGCGGGACTGGGGTGTGGCACTCGTCACG CTCCACGGCCGCTCTCGGGAGCAGCGCTACACCAAGCTAGCTGACTGGCAGTACATCGAGGAGTGCGTGCAGGCCGCCAGCCCCATGCCCCTGTTCG GAAATGGGGACATCTTGTCATTTGAGGATGCCAACCGTGCCATGCAGACTGGTGTCGCCGGGATCATGATTGCCCG TGGCGCCCTGCTCAAGCCGTGGCTGTTCACGGAGATCAAGGAGCAGCGGCACTGGGACATCTCGTCGTCCGAGCGCCTGGACATCCTGCGGGACTTTACCAACTACGGCCTGGAGCACTGGGGCTCGGACACGCAGGGCGTGGAGAAGACCCGGCGCTTTCTGCTCGAGTGGCTGTCTTTCCTGTGTCG GTACGTGCCTGTGGGGCTGCTGGAGCGGCTCCCACAGAGGATCAACGAGCGGCCGCCCTACTACCTGGGCCGTGACTACCTGGAGACACTGATGGCCAGCCAGAAGGCAGCTGACTGGATCCGCATCAG CGAGATGCTCCTTGGGCCAGTGCCCCCCAACTTCGCCTTCTTGCCGAAGCACAAGGCCAACGCGTACAAGTAG
- the DUS3L gene encoding tRNA-dihydrouridine(47) synthase [NAD(P)(+)]-like isoform X1 yields MAEGTVEAPLENGGGGDSGAGALERGVAPIKRQYLTTKEQFHQFLEAKGQEKTCRETEVGDPAGNELAEPEAKRIRLEDGQTADGQTEEAAEPGEQPQTHKRARGQNKGRPHVKPTHYDKNRLCPSLIQESAAKCFFGDRCRFLHDVGRYLETKPADLGPRCVLFETFGRCPYGVTCRFAGAHLGPEGQNLVQEELAARGTQPPSIRNGLDKALQQQLRKREVRFERAEQALRRFSQGQLPGPTPAAAVPEGTAAEGAPRQENCGAQQVPAGPGTSTPPSSPVRTCGPLTDEDVVRLRPCEKKRLDIRGKLYLAPLTTCGNLPFRRICKRFGADVTCGEMAVCTNLLQGQMSEWALLKRHQCEDIFGVQLEGAFPDTMTKCAELLSRTVEVDFVDINVGCPIDLVYKKGGGCALMNRSTKFQQIVRGMNQVLDVPLTVKIRTGVQERVNLAHRLLPELRDWGVALVTLHGRSREQRYTKLADWQYIEECVQAASPMPLFGNGDILSFEDANRAMQTGVAGIMIARGALLKPWLFTEIKEQRHWDISSSERLDILRDFTNYGLEHWGSDTQGVEKTRRFLLEWLSFLCRYVPVGLLERLPQRINERPPYYLGRDYLETLMASQKAADWIRISEMLLGPVPPNFAFLPKHKANAYK; encoded by the exons ATGGCGGAGGGAACGGTGGAGGCCCCTCTAGAGAATGGTGGTGGTGGCGACTCGGGAGCCGGAGCTTTGGAACGGGGAGTGGCGCCCATTAAGCGTCA ATACCTCACCACCAAGGAGCAGTTTCACCAATTCCTGGAAGCcaaagggcaggagaagactTGCCGGGAAACCGAGGTAGGAGACCCTGCTGGCAATGAGCTGGCTGAGCCTGAGGCTAAGCGGATCCGACTGGAGGATGGACAGACGGCGGACGGGCAGACGGAGGAGGCAGCAGAGCCCGGGGAGCAGCCACAGACTCACAAGAGGGCCCGGGGACAAAACAAGGGCCGGCCCCATGTGAAGCCCACGCACTACGACAAGAACAGGCTGTGTCCCTCCCTAATCCAG GAGTCGGCTGCTAAGTGTTTCTTCGGTGATCGCTGCCGCTTTCTGCACGACGTGGGGCGCTACCTGGAGACCAAGCCGGCTGACCTGGGCCCCCGCTGTGTGCTCTTCGAGACCTTCGGCCGGTGCCCCTATGGCGTGACCTGCCGCTTCGCTGGGGCCCACCTGGGGCCCGAGGGACAGAACCTGGTGCAGGAGGAGTTGGCGGCCCGCGGGACCCAGCCCCCGTCCATCCGCAACGGCCTGGACAAAGCCCTGCAGCAGCAGCTGCGGAAGCGCGAAGTCCGCTTCGAGCGAGCTGAGCAGGCCCTGCGCCGGTTCAGCCAGGGCCAGCTGCCGGGCCCCACACCCGCTGCCGCTGTCCCCGAGGGCACGGCAGCCGAGGGTGCTCCCAGGCAGGAAAACTGTGGTGCCCAGCAGGTCCCCGCAGGGCCGGGCACTAGCACCCCTCCCAGCAGCCCCGTGCGGACCTGCGGGCCCCTGACGGATGAGGACGTGGTCAGGCTGCGGCCCTGTGAGAAGAAGCGG CTGGACATCCGTGGCAAACTTTACCTGGCCCCCCTCACCACG TGTGGGAACCTGCCCTTCCGACGGATCTGCAAGCGCTTCGGGGCGGATGTGACATGTGGAGAGATGGCCGTCTGCACCAACCTGCTGCAGGGCCAGATGTCCGAGTGGGCCCTACTCAAACGCCACCAGTGTGAGGACATCTTTGGCGTCCAG CTGGAGGGCGCCTTCCCTGACACCATGACCAAGTGTGCCGAGCTGCTGAGCCGCACTGTGGAGGTGGACTTTGTGGACATCAACGTCGGCTGCCCCATCGACCTCGTGTACAAGAAG GGTGGGGGCTGTGCCCTCATGAATCGCTCCACCAAGTTCCAGCAGATCGTCCGTGGCATGAACCAG GTGCTGGATGTGCCGCTGACTGTGAAGATCCGCACAGGCGTCCAGGAGCGTGTGAACCTGGCGCACCGCCTGCTGCCCGAGCTGCGGGACTGGGGTGTGGCACTCGTCACG CTCCACGGCCGCTCTCGGGAGCAGCGCTACACCAAGCTAGCTGACTGGCAGTACATCGAGGAGTGCGTGCAGGCCGCCAGCCCCATGCCCCTGTTCG GAAATGGGGACATCTTGTCATTTGAGGATGCCAACCGTGCCATGCAGACTGGTGTCGCCGGGATCATGATTGCCCG TGGCGCCCTGCTCAAGCCGTGGCTGTTCACGGAGATCAAGGAGCAGCGGCACTGGGACATCTCGTCGTCCGAGCGCCTGGACATCCTGCGGGACTTTACCAACTACGGCCTGGAGCACTGGGGCTCGGACACGCAGGGCGTGGAGAAGACCCGGCGCTTTCTGCTCGAGTGGCTGTCTTTCCTGTGTCG GTACGTGCCTGTGGGGCTGCTGGAGCGGCTCCCACAGAGGATCAACGAGCGGCCGCCCTACTACCTGGGCCGTGACTACCTGGAGACACTGATGGCCAGCCAGAAGGCAGCTGACTGGATCCGCATCAG CGAGATGCTCCTTGGGCCAGTGCCCCCCAACTTCGCCTTCTTGCCGAAGCACAAGGCCAACGCGTACAAGTAG